One part of the Neodiprion virginianus isolate iyNeoVirg1 chromosome 3, iyNeoVirg1.1, whole genome shotgun sequence genome encodes these proteins:
- the LOC124301484 gene encoding endoribonuclease CG2145-like isoform X2: MGKKQNKVTNAELKQLTEELFGYEDQIFRSRVQTNFQGQLTGRRFRDVAPQPFLAVDDEIFENPVVKRLRKLFDNYEMDTNQKENVTLEEKEEEERLLDALLETNSINRVINFCSDHGLVGKGNRTHREILRHVWFQQYPRHQNIDVATSSAFEHIFLGELKRGRKLSGLHNWISFNNAERSGDIDYWGYRLKNSLGNTTIPAVVDVAYRYVGHVSATIFFIGTSPELEMSLFTLCYFARPNKYCHLSMNGTDFGIKTYVMNHRGRHAHLATAFPQY; encoded by the exons AtggggaaaaaacaaaacaaggtCACCAACGCGGAACTGAAGCAGTTGACGGAAGAACTTTTTGGATATGAAGATCAGATCTTTCGATCTCGCGTTCAGACCAATTTTCAGGGCCAGTTGACGGGGAGGAGATTCAGAGACGTTGCGCCCCAACC GTTTTTAGCCGTGGATGAcgagatttttgaaaatccagTTGTAAAACGCCTTCGCAAGTTGTTCGACAATTACGAAATGGATACGAATCAAAAGGAGAACGTAACCCTTGaggaaaaagaggaagaagaaagacTTCTGGACGCTTTACTCGAGACTAACTCGATTAATCGTGTGATCAATTTCTGTTCCGACCATGGCCTTGTTGGGAAAGGCAATCGCACACACAGAGAAATACTTAGGCATGTTTGGTTCCAACAGTACCCAAGGCATCAAAATATCGATGTAGCTACAAGCTCAGCGTTCGAGCATATTTTTCTCGGAGAATTGAAACGTGGTAGAAAATTAAGTGGTCTACACAATTGGATATCTTTCAACAATGCCGAGAGGTCTGGTGACATTGATTACTGGGGATACAGATTGAAGAATTCATTAGGAAAT accACCATTCCCGCCGTCGTAGATGTGGCGTACCGTTACGTTGGACATGTGTCGGcgacgatatttttcatcggaACTTCGCCCGAGTTGGAAATGTCCTTGTTTACACTTTGCTATTTTGCAAGACCTAACAAATATTGCCATCTATCGATGAACGGAACCGATTTCGGAATCAAAACTTACGTTATGAACCATCGTGGTCGTCACGCTCATTTAGCTACAGCATTTCCGCAATATTAA
- the LOC124301482 gene encoding THAP domain-containing protein 5-like isoform X1, with the protein MQKMQSCCITGCDSYKETNNKRIGYFKFPLHNTSLLNRWLLQINNTGFKLSETSQICSEHFERNYIDWHLNKKNPHLLPNAVPTIFPCERKMPGNKGIDHQVKTQSQNTVQVKPATTLLQINESQISEEISHESEPHRSKVTLLKRKPAVPVALVHAKHCESIETEMKFGIDSKLRKILSKPNEEVSTTELSSEKPLLKIIVYKKLSDVQVTLSPMQFETIYLPAHKENEDNSKNVTFEKKVWISKQSNQSIDEKNFTGSENSSSKSIISSISNEISTPKVKQYTNNKSKPKNTSCVPTLVKSKSKITSQGQMYSHSTVSKVQSPNSEDRQDSNQLRERLKELKARRQREQSKITRLQFHLTQLEKKIEESSHEKVVLPSSTLRSKPTGPKSTWLIREKEEYEKLLKDVREMKLKVLRQRHTRELEKVRKLQIQMANLSKKMKENDEREIAAMSNLRRTRNATIPNWMKREEDEYEKLLQDVRKIKQSYMLRQSKQISTKPNSPNTAPSETASSDDECILIETIPETIELMEEIEVIEKIKDESRLMDRIEEGSARIKTDGYSQTAENSRDCGEIIGEIDEEWIEISGCVKAYRS; encoded by the exons atgcaaaaaatgcaaagctGTTGCATCACGGGTTGTGATAGTTATAAAGAAACTAATAACAAGCGTATCGGATATTTTAA ATTCCCTCTGCATAACACATCATTACTCAACAGATGGTTGCTACAAATTAACAATACAGGATTCAAGCTATCGGAAACTAGTCAGATATGCAGCGAACACTTTGAAAGGAATTATATTGATTGGCAcctgaacaaaaaaaatcctcatTTGTTGCCTAATGCTGTACCTACGATATTTCCCTGTGAGAGAAAAATGCCTGGTAACAAAGGAATTGATCATCAAGTAAAGACACAGAGTCAAAACACAGTACAAGTGAAACCTGCCACTACGTTACTACAAATAAATGAATCACAAATATCTGAAGAAATAAGTCATGAAAGTGAACCGCACAGAAGTAAAGTAACATTGTTAAAACGAAAGCCTGCTGTGCCTGTGGCACTAGTACATGCAAAACACTGTGAATCAATTGAgactgaaatgaaatttggaatAGATTCCAAGTTAAGAAAGATTTTATCGAAACCAAACGAGGAAGTTTCCACCACTGAGTTAAGCAGTGAGAAACCTTTACTTAAGATAATCGTATATAAAAAACTTTCCGATGTTCAAGTCACTTTAAGCCCGATGCAGTTTGAAACTATTTATTTACCAGCTCacaaagaaaatgaagataatTCTAAGAATGTCACATTTGAAAAGAAAGTTTGGATTTCAAAACAATCTAATCAAAGTATTGACGAAAAGAACTTCACAGGCAGTGAAAATTCGTCAAGCAAGTCTATAATATCCAGTATTTCCAATGAAATTTCTACACCAAAAGTAAAACAGTATACTAATAATAAGtcaaaaccaaaaaatactTCTTGTGTGCCAACTCTAGTGAAATCAAAGTCGAAAATCACATCTCAAGGTCAGAT GTACAGTCACTCAACTGTCAGCAAAGTTCAGTCTCCAAATTCTGAAGACCGTCAAGATTCTAACCAACTTCGAGAACGGCTTAAGGAATTGAAGGCGAGACGACAACGGGAACAGTCGAAAATCACAAGGTTACAATTTCATCTGACACAACTAGAGAAAAAGATCGAAGAAAGTAGTCACGAAAAAGTTGTATTGCCTAGTTCGACACTACGGAGTAAGCCGACTGGGCCCAAATCGACCTGGTTAATACGCGAAAAGGAGGAatatgaaaagttgttgaaagATGTCAGAGAGATGAAACTGAAAGTGCTAAGGCAGAGGCACACGCGAGAATTGGAAAAAGTCAGGAAGTTGCAGATACAAATGGCTAACTTGAGTAAAAAGATGAAGGAGAATGATGAAAGAGAAATCGCGGCAATGTCTAATTTGCGACGCACACGCAATGCAACCATACCCAATTGGATGAAACGAGAGGAGGATGAGTATGAAAAACTACTCCAGGATGTGAGAAAGATTAAACAAAGTTACATGCTGCGCCAGTCAAAACAAATTTCCACTAAACCAAATTCGCCCAATACTGCTCCTTCAGAAACAGCTTCAAGCGACGATGAGTGCATATTGATTGAAACAATTCCAGAAACAATTGAACTGATGGAAGAAATTGAagtaatagaaaaaataaaagatgagAGCAGGCTGATGGACAGGATTGAAGAGGGCAGTGCCCGGATAAAAACTGATGGATACAGTCAAACTGCAGAAAATTCGAGAGATTGTGGTGAAATAATTGGAGAAATTGATGAAGAATGGATTGAAATAAGTGGTTGTGTAAAAGCATACCGATCTTGA
- the LOC124301484 gene encoding endoribonuclease CG2145-like isoform X1: MQSNRWTGFLLVAITVIVGCMGKKQNKVTNAELKQLTEELFGYEDQIFRSRVQTNFQGQLTGRRFRDVAPQPFLAVDDEIFENPVVKRLRKLFDNYEMDTNQKENVTLEEKEEEERLLDALLETNSINRVINFCSDHGLVGKGNRTHREILRHVWFQQYPRHQNIDVATSSAFEHIFLGELKRGRKLSGLHNWISFNNAERSGDIDYWGYRLKNSLGNTTIPAVVDVAYRYVGHVSATIFFIGTSPELEMSLFTLCYFARPNKYCHLSMNGTDFGIKTYVMNHRGRHAHLATAFPQY; the protein is encoded by the exons ATGCAAAGCAATCGATGGACAGGATTTCTTCTGGTTGCAATCACCGTTATTGTTG GTTGCAtggggaaaaaacaaaacaaggtCACCAACGCGGAACTGAAGCAGTTGACGGAAGAACTTTTTGGATATGAAGATCAGATCTTTCGATCTCGCGTTCAGACCAATTTTCAGGGCCAGTTGACGGGGAGGAGATTCAGAGACGTTGCGCCCCAACC GTTTTTAGCCGTGGATGAcgagatttttgaaaatccagTTGTAAAACGCCTTCGCAAGTTGTTCGACAATTACGAAATGGATACGAATCAAAAGGAGAACGTAACCCTTGaggaaaaagaggaagaagaaagacTTCTGGACGCTTTACTCGAGACTAACTCGATTAATCGTGTGATCAATTTCTGTTCCGACCATGGCCTTGTTGGGAAAGGCAATCGCACACACAGAGAAATACTTAGGCATGTTTGGTTCCAACAGTACCCAAGGCATCAAAATATCGATGTAGCTACAAGCTCAGCGTTCGAGCATATTTTTCTCGGAGAATTGAAACGTGGTAGAAAATTAAGTGGTCTACACAATTGGATATCTTTCAACAATGCCGAGAGGTCTGGTGACATTGATTACTGGGGATACAGATTGAAGAATTCATTAGGAAAT accACCATTCCCGCCGTCGTAGATGTGGCGTACCGTTACGTTGGACATGTGTCGGcgacgatatttttcatcggaACTTCGCCCGAGTTGGAAATGTCCTTGTTTACACTTTGCTATTTTGCAAGACCTAACAAATATTGCCATCTATCGATGAACGGAACCGATTTCGGAATCAAAACTTACGTTATGAACCATCGTGGTCGTCACGCTCATTTAGCTACAGCATTTCCGCAATATTAA
- the LOC124301482 gene encoding uncharacterized protein LOC124301482 isoform X2, with product MPGNKGIDHQVKTQSQNTVQVKPATTLLQINESQISEEISHESEPHRSKVTLLKRKPAVPVALVHAKHCESIETEMKFGIDSKLRKILSKPNEEVSTTELSSEKPLLKIIVYKKLSDVQVTLSPMQFETIYLPAHKENEDNSKNVTFEKKVWISKQSNQSIDEKNFTGSENSSSKSIISSISNEISTPKVKQYTNNKSKPKNTSCVPTLVKSKSKITSQGQMYSHSTVSKVQSPNSEDRQDSNQLRERLKELKARRQREQSKITRLQFHLTQLEKKIEESSHEKVVLPSSTLRSKPTGPKSTWLIREKEEYEKLLKDVREMKLKVLRQRHTRELEKVRKLQIQMANLSKKMKENDEREIAAMSNLRRTRNATIPNWMKREEDEYEKLLQDVRKIKQSYMLRQSKQISTKPNSPNTAPSETASSDDECILIETIPETIELMEEIEVIEKIKDESRLMDRIEEGSARIKTDGYSQTAENSRDCGEIIGEIDEEWIEISGCVKAYRS from the exons ATGCCTGGTAACAAAGGAATTGATCATCAAGTAAAGACACAGAGTCAAAACACAGTACAAGTGAAACCTGCCACTACGTTACTACAAATAAATGAATCACAAATATCTGAAGAAATAAGTCATGAAAGTGAACCGCACAGAAGTAAAGTAACATTGTTAAAACGAAAGCCTGCTGTGCCTGTGGCACTAGTACATGCAAAACACTGTGAATCAATTGAgactgaaatgaaatttggaatAGATTCCAAGTTAAGAAAGATTTTATCGAAACCAAACGAGGAAGTTTCCACCACTGAGTTAAGCAGTGAGAAACCTTTACTTAAGATAATCGTATATAAAAAACTTTCCGATGTTCAAGTCACTTTAAGCCCGATGCAGTTTGAAACTATTTATTTACCAGCTCacaaagaaaatgaagataatTCTAAGAATGTCACATTTGAAAAGAAAGTTTGGATTTCAAAACAATCTAATCAAAGTATTGACGAAAAGAACTTCACAGGCAGTGAAAATTCGTCAAGCAAGTCTATAATATCCAGTATTTCCAATGAAATTTCTACACCAAAAGTAAAACAGTATACTAATAATAAGtcaaaaccaaaaaatactTCTTGTGTGCCAACTCTAGTGAAATCAAAGTCGAAAATCACATCTCAAGGTCAGAT GTACAGTCACTCAACTGTCAGCAAAGTTCAGTCTCCAAATTCTGAAGACCGTCAAGATTCTAACCAACTTCGAGAACGGCTTAAGGAATTGAAGGCGAGACGACAACGGGAACAGTCGAAAATCACAAGGTTACAATTTCATCTGACACAACTAGAGAAAAAGATCGAAGAAAGTAGTCACGAAAAAGTTGTATTGCCTAGTTCGACACTACGGAGTAAGCCGACTGGGCCCAAATCGACCTGGTTAATACGCGAAAAGGAGGAatatgaaaagttgttgaaagATGTCAGAGAGATGAAACTGAAAGTGCTAAGGCAGAGGCACACGCGAGAATTGGAAAAAGTCAGGAAGTTGCAGATACAAATGGCTAACTTGAGTAAAAAGATGAAGGAGAATGATGAAAGAGAAATCGCGGCAATGTCTAATTTGCGACGCACACGCAATGCAACCATACCCAATTGGATGAAACGAGAGGAGGATGAGTATGAAAAACTACTCCAGGATGTGAGAAAGATTAAACAAAGTTACATGCTGCGCCAGTCAAAACAAATTTCCACTAAACCAAATTCGCCCAATACTGCTCCTTCAGAAACAGCTTCAAGCGACGATGAGTGCATATTGATTGAAACAATTCCAGAAACAATTGAACTGATGGAAGAAATTGAagtaatagaaaaaataaaagatgagAGCAGGCTGATGGACAGGATTGAAGAGGGCAGTGCCCGGATAAAAACTGATGGATACAGTCAAACTGCAGAAAATTCGAGAGATTGTGGTGAAATAATTGGAGAAATTGATGAAGAATGGATTGAAATAAGTGGTTGTGTAAAAGCATACCGATCTTGA
- the LOC124301483 gene encoding leucine-rich repeat-containing protein 9-like, which translates to MLTAFSPYYNTRREVYTIVINVPFAKYSVRVEKQDNYHRMHLGFNENTCRCLSIVNPEHAKPVFAVEYEYIFENGSEKDISKKPRSQVTQSNPSNTWPNLDFKNLPKCLSLTELEVYELQIIDLCGRGINKLGAMIDLPNLRELNLSYNKLTAVPDSSMLKHVRKLDVSFNEIQSFEMDTCLPLLESLNAAWNNVSGFIESLESLKTITPNLIMLNVKHNPFKDVIETEATSSLAQAAMPSLKCFNGEIFCHTLHAEYANQHPWIIDHFEMADLDKSRAIKNNLARVISEPNKRLTSPLLINDTQLENVQYANLVDNQLSSVEFIAEFQQLREIYLANNLLTKILLHKCANNLTKLSLCCNFVVKMDGIIQENLPVLKYLDLSNNLITSLISMGVFHTLTEFYCSHNNISTLSEVCNLKNWTGLKIIDISSNPIDSTSLCKKFIIFHISKVEVR; encoded by the exons ATGCTCACTGCATTTAGCCCATATTACAATACCAGACGGGAAGTCTATACGATTGTTATTAATGTGCCGTTTGCTAAATATTCTGTAAGGGTCGAAAAACAGGACAATTATCACAGGATGCATTTGGGCTTCAACGAGAATACTTGTCGGTGTCTGTCCATTGTAAATCCCGAACACGCGAAGCCTGTTTTTGCCGTGGAGTATGAATATATCTTCGAG AATGGGTCTGAAAAGGATATATCCAAGAAACCTCGCAGTCAAGTGACTCAATCAAATCCATCGAATACTTGGCCAAATTTAGActttaaaaatttacccaaGTGTTTGAGTTTGACGGAACTTGAGGTTTACGAACTGCAAATAATTGATCTCTGTGGTCGCGGTATCAACAAACTGGGCGCTATGATTGATTTGCCAAATTTGAGAGAACTAAATCTCAGTTACAACAAACTAACTGCGGTGCCAGACTCGTCCATGTTGAAACATGTCAGAAAATTAGACGTCAGttttaatgaaattcaatcatttGAAATGGACACATGTCTACCACTGTTGGAAAGCTTGAACGCTGCATGGAACAATGTTTCCGGATTTATCGAGTCCTTGGAATCTCTTAAAACTATCACTCCAAACTTGATTATGCTCAATGTCAAGCACAACCCATTCAAAGACGTTATTGAGACAGAAGCCACGTCTTCACTAGCGCAGGCCGCTATGCCGTCATTAAAGTGTTTCAACGGAGAGATATTTTGTCATACTCTTCATGCAGAATATGCCAATCAACATCCTTGGATAATCGATCATTTTGAAATGGCAGACTTGGACAAGTCGAGAGCCATTAAGAATAATCTGGCACGTGTCATTTCAGAACCTAATAAACGTTTGACCTCACCGTTGCTAATTAATGACACACAATTGGAAAACGTTCAATACGCCAACTTGGTGGACAATCAATTGAGTAGCGTGGAATTCATTGCAGAATTTCAACAGCTGAGAGAGATTTATTTGGCGAATAATCtgttgacaaaaattttactccaCAAGTGTGCAAATAATTTGACTAAGCTTAGTCTCTGCTGCAACTTTGTCGTGAAAATGGATGGGATAATACAGGAAAATCTTCCAGTTCTGAAATACCTTGACTTGTCCAATAACCTGATTACGTCATTGATTTCAATGGGTGTTTTTCACACTTTGACCGAATTTTATTGCTCTCATAATAATATCAGTACACTTTCCGAAGTATGTAATCTGAAGAATTGGACTGGGCTAAAAATTATAGACATATCAAGTAATCCAATTGATTCCACGAGTTTGTGCAAGAAGTTTATAATATTCCACATATCCAAGGTCGAAGTAAGATAA